The following proteins are co-located in the Rhea pennata isolate bPtePen1 chromosome 2, bPtePen1.pri, whole genome shotgun sequence genome:
- the LOC134136588 gene encoding serine/threonine-protein kinase SBK2-like, translating to MVEEPKRSVLLDLVLTSKEGLVGRPRQPQRSPSAQQLRDPWTGDMGKGRSVMLSPVMPGSPSGCRRTGSPAQRRQQGGKAVHAVILHCRRRLSVFFLQHSAMDESSGAAMVVTTAPAVLDELLEITAQSLVRMEVAEHYEVIRELGRGKYGHVVLVTHRQRGTPMALKLLPKASTKLHTFLYEYCVALSLATHPAIIGMFGIAIESSQYYGFLYEPALHKDLISIIKPRDGIPEPAAKHCAKQLASALEFIHSRGLVYRDVKPENVLLFDPECRCIKLTDFGLTRPKGTKLKLVAGVIPYTAPELSNTTNAQGLPIDTSLDAWAFGVLLFCLLTGYFPWEQSLPEDPFFEDFMLWQETGLETDLPRHWKRLTAEAALMLRSLLALDPAKRGPVSGVLRYVDCPWRLEEAAVKP from the exons AGGTCACCTTCAGCACAGCAGCTCCGTGACCCCTGGACTGGGGACATGGGGAAGGGGCGGAGCGTCATGCTGAGCCCTGTAATGCCTGGCAGCCCCTCCGGCTGCAGGCGCACAGGGAGCCCAGcccagcggcggcagcagggaGGCAAGGCAGTCCACGCTGTCATACTGCACTGCAGGAGAAG gctgtctgtgttttttctgcagCACTCAGCAATGGATGAGAGCTCAGGTGCGGCAATGGTGGTGACAACTGCACCAGCTGTGCTAGACGAGCTCCTGGAGATCACAGCCCAAAGCCTGGTGCGCATGGAGGTTGCTGAGCACTACGAGGTCATTCGGGAGCTGGGCAGGGGCAAGTACGGACACGTGGTGCTAGTGACCCATAGGCAGCGAG GGACTCCCATGGCTCTTAAGCTGCTACCCAAAGCTAGTACCAAGCTGCACACTTTTCTGTATGAGTATTGTGTGGCACTATCCCTTGCCACCCACCCTGCTATCATCGGGATGTTTGGAATAGCGATTGAGTCCAGCCAGTACTACGGTTTCCTCTATGAACCAGCACTGCACAAAGACCTCATCTCTATCATCAAACCACGG GATGGGATCCCTGAACCAGCTGCTAAGCACTGTGCCAAGCAGCTTGCGAGTGCACTGGAATTCATCCACAGCCGGGGACTTGTGTACCGTGACGTCAAGCCCGAAAACGTGCTGCTTTTTGATCCTGAATGTCGGTGTATCAAGTTGACTGACTTTGGGCTCACACGGCCTAAAGGCACCAAGCTCAAACTAGTGGCTGGGGTAATTCCCTACACTGCTCCAGAGCTGAGCAACACCACCAATGCACAGGGGCTGCCCATTGACACCAGCTTGGATGCCTGGGCCTTTGGTGTACTTCTTTTCTGTCTACTGACTGGCTACTTTCCCTGGGAGCAGAGTCTGCCAGAAGACCCTTTCTTTGAGGACTTCATGCTGTGGCAGGAGACAGGCTTGGAGACAGACCTGCCTCGCCATTGGAAACGACTGACAGCTGAGGCTGCCCTCATGCTGCGAAGCCTGCTGGCCCTAGATCCTGCCAAGCGTGGCCCTGTCAGTGGGGTTTTGCGTTATGTTGATTGCCCTTGGCGACTGGAGGAGGCTGCTGTGAAGCCTTAG